One window from the genome of Ammospiza nelsoni isolate bAmmNel1 chromosome 16, bAmmNel1.pri, whole genome shotgun sequence encodes:
- the YIPF5 gene encoding protein YIPF5, protein MSGFDGFNTEFFQTSYSIEDQAQPYDYGGRPYSKPYGGYEYPQQAGFVPHDMMQQPYTGQIYQPTQGYTPASAQSFYGSNFEDEPPLLEELGINFDHIWQKTLTVLHPLKVADGTIMNETDLAGPMVFCLAFGATLLLAGKIQFGYVYGISAIGCLGMFCLLNLMSITGVSFGCVASVLGYCLLPMILLSSFAIVFSLQGMMGIILTAGIIGWCSFSASKIFISALAMEGQQLLVAYPCALLYGVFALISVF, encoded by the exons ATGTCCGGGTTCGACGGCTTCAACACCGAATTCTTCCAGACCAGTTACAGCATCGAGGACCAGGCGCAGCCCTACGACTACGGCGGGCGGCCGTACAGCAA GCCCTATGGAGGCTACGAGTACCCCCAGCAGGCTGGCTTTGTGCCCCACGACATGATGCAGCAGCCCTACACGGGGCAGATCTACCAGCCCACGCAGGGCTACACCCCAGCCTCAGCACAGTCTTTTTATGGAAGCAACTTTGAGGACGAGCCTCCGCTATTAGAAG AATTGGGGATCAATTTCGACCACATCTGGCAGAAAACACTAACGGTGCTGCACCCCCTGAAGGTGGCTGATGGCACCATCATGAACGAGACGGACCTGGCGGGGCCCATGGTGTTCTGCCTGGCCTTTGgggccaccctgctgctg GCTGGCAAGATCCAGTTCGGGTACGTGTACGGGATCAGCGCCATCGGCTGCCTGGGCATGTTCTGCCTGCTGAACCTGATGAGCATCACCGGCGTGTCCTTCGGCTGCGTGGCCAGCGTGCTGGGCTACTGCCTGCTGCCCATGatcctgctctcctccttcGCCATCGTCTTCTCTCTGCA GGGGATGATGGGGATTATTCTCACGGCTGGAATTATTGGCTGGTGCAGCTTTTCTGCTTCCAAGATCTTTATCTCTGCCTTAGCCATGGAGGGCCAGCAGCTGCTCGTGGCCTACCCCTGCGCGTTGCTGTACGGAGTCTTCGCCCTCATCTCCGTCTTCTGA